The following are encoded in a window of Manihot esculenta cultivar AM560-2 chromosome 8, M.esculenta_v8, whole genome shotgun sequence genomic DNA:
- the LOC110607826 gene encoding uncharacterized WD repeat-containing protein C2A9.03: MSQYQGDEMDYMADDFEMAEVDDDVYFRGRFMGDSESDDDDDEYDHLDNKITDTSAADARRGKDIQGIPWERLSISREKYRQTRLDQYKNYENIPQSGEGSEKECKPTKKGEMYYEFWRNTRSVTSTILHFQLRNLVWSTTKHDVYLMSHFSIVHWSSLSCKKTEVLNVSGHVAPCEKHPGSLLEGFTQTQVSTLAVRDKLLIAGGFQGELICKHLERPGVIFCYRTTYEDNAITNAVEIYDCASGAVHFMASNNDCGVRDFDMEKFQLTKHFSFPWPVNHTSLSPDGKLVTIVGDNPEGLLVDSQTGKTITPLCGHLDFSFASAWHPDGRIFATGNQDKTCRIWDARNLSKSVAVLKGNLGAIRSIRFTADGQFMAMAEPADFVHVYDVKNGFDKEQEIDFFGEISGVSFSPDTESLFIGVWDRTYGSLLQYNRCRNYAYLDSFL; the protein is encoded by the exons ATGTCCCAATACCAGGGGGATGAAATGGATTACATGGCAGATGATTTTGAAATGGCGGAAGTGGATGATGATGTGTATTTCCGTGGTAGATTCATGGGTGATTCAGAGTCTGATGACGATGACGATGAATACGATCATTTG GACAATAAGATAACAGATACATCTGCTGCAGATGCTAGGAGAGGAAAGGATATCCAGGGAATTCCTTGGGAGAGACTGAGCATTTCCCGTGAGAAGTACAGACAAACTAGGCTAGATCAATACAAGAACTATGAAAACATCCCTCAGTCGGGAGAAGGTTCAGAAAAG GAATGCAAGCCAACAAAGAAGGGGGAAATGTATTATGAGTTTTGGCGCAATACAAGATCTGTGACATCAACTATCCTTCATTTTCAA TTGCGGAACTTGGTTTGGTCAACCACAAAACATGATGTCTATCTTATGTCACATTTCTCAATTGTTCACTGGTCATCCTTAAGTTGCAAGAAGACTGAAGTTCTTAACGTTTCTGGTCATGTGGCACCATGCGAg AAACACCCTGGGAGCCTCTTGGAAGGATTTACTCAAACTCAAGTTAGTACACTGGCAGTACGCGATAAGTTGTTGATTGCTGGAGGGTTCCAGGGAGAACTTATTTGTAAG CATTTAGAGCGACCGGGAGTTATCTTCTGTTACAGAACAACTTATGAGGATAATGCAATTACAAATGCAGTTGAGATTTACGATTGTGCCAG TGGTGCAGTTCATTTCATGGCTTCAAATAATGACTGTGGAGTTAGAGATTTTGACATGGAGAAATTCCAGCTTACTAAGCATTTTAGTTTCCCTTGGCCAGTGAAT CACACCTCACTGAGTCCTGATGGTAAGCTTGTTACCATTGTTGGCGACAACCCGGAGGGACTACTAGTAGATTCTCAAACTGGAAAG ACCATCACGCCTTTGTGTGGACATTTGGATTTCTCATTTGCTTCTGCATGGCATCCTGATGGCCGCATCTTTGCCACTGGGAATCAAGACAAGACCTGTCGTATTTGGGATGCTAGAAACTTGTCAAAATCTGTTGCTGTTCTCAAGGGCAACTTAGGAGCCATTAGATCAATTCGTTTTACAGCTGATGGGCAATTTATGGCGATGGCAGAGCCAGCTGATTTTGTGCACGTCTATGATGTGAAAAATGGATTTGACAAAGAGCAGGAGATTGACTTTTTCGGGGAAATCTCTGGTGTGTCTTTCAGCCCTGATACCGAATCTCTCTTCATAGGAGTGTGGGATCGCACCTATGGAAGCCTCCTCCAGTACAACCGATGCAGGAATTACGCATATCTGGACTCCTTTCTGTGA